TCCATCCGGAGATGACCGACAGGCTCTGCGTGCTGAACTCGCCTCACCCCGCGTTGTTCTCCCGGGAACTTCAACGGGGCAACGTCCCACAGCTGAGGAAGAGCTGGTACATGTTCTTCTTCCAGCTGCCGGACGCCCCGGAGCGGCTGCTCGCGGCCGACAACTTCCGGATCCTCAAGGGCATGCTGGCAGGCAGCGCCCGGAAGGGGACTTTCGGGCCGGCCGACCTGGCCCGCTACGCGGAGGCCTTCGCCAAGCCTGGAGCGCTCCGGAGCGCCATCAACTGGTACCGGGCGGCATTCCGAGGCGGATTGCCGTCCGTGCGGGAACTGCCGAAGATCGCGGCGCCGACATTGATCATCTGGGGGGACAGGGATTTCGCCTTGGGCAAGGAATTGACGCGGGGGATGCGGAAGTACTTCTCGGGCCCGTTCAGGATCACCTACCTGCCGGGCGTGAGCCACTGGGTCCAGCAGGAGGCTCCGGTGAAGGTGAACGCCCTCCTGACGCGCTTTCTCGCCGCGGGTGCCCGCCCGTGAAACAGTTCACGGTGGTAGTGGTGGCGCTGTGGCTCGGGGCCATGGGCTTCTTCGCTTTCGTCGTGGCGCCCTCGGCCTTCAGCACGCTCGAGCGGGAGGCCGCGGGCAGGTTCGTGGGCGCGGTCTTCCCTCGCTATTACACGATCGGCCTGGCCCTCGGGTTAGCAGCCCTGGTTGGGCTGGGAGCGCGGTGGCTCGGGGCTGGGTTGCGCGGCTGGGATTGGCTGCCCGTGGGGCTCGTCCTGCTCATGCTCGCCCTGACGCTGTACGCGGGCGCGGTAGTCCTGCCTGCCGCCCACGCCGCGCGCGAAGCGATGCGGCAGGCCGGT
This DNA window, taken from Candidatus Methylomirabilota bacterium, encodes the following:
- a CDS encoding alpha/beta hydrolase, which translates into the protein MPKIPRSEPWQHRFVEANGLRFHVVTAEPTGGVRSRGLVLLLHGFPEFWYSWRRQIPAMAAAGFDVAAPDLRGYNDSDKPDGIEAYRITNVVEDVAGIIRALGHERACIVGHDWGGAAAYAFAMLHPEMTDRLCVLNSPHPALFSRELQRGNVPQLRKSWYMFFFQLPDAPERLLAADNFRILKGMLAGSARKGTFGPADLARYAEAFAKPGALRSAINWYRAAFRGGLPSVRELPKIAAPTLIIWGDRDFALGKELTRGMRKYFSGPFRITYLPGVSHWVQQEAPVKVNALLTRFLAAGARP
- a CDS encoding DUF4149 domain-containing protein — translated: MKQFTVVVVALWLGAMGFFAFVVAPSAFSTLEREAAGRFVGAVFPRYYTIGLALGLAALVGLGARWLGAGLRGWDWLPVGLVLLMLALTLYAGAVVLPAAHAAREAMRQAGMDPAAATGFARLHRLSGILNGIVMISGVLVLVLEMARRR